The following is a genomic window from Rutidosis leptorrhynchoides isolate AG116_Rl617_1_P2 chromosome 8, CSIRO_AGI_Rlap_v1, whole genome shotgun sequence.
TTATTTCATAAAACttttttaagaaagtaaaatcatatgtaACTCATAATGAGTTTTAAGTTTCTATCTTACAGATTAATCGTGAATTGGAAAGTAAAGTCTAATTGGTAATCCAAGAtatgaaatcattttaaagtaAACGTTGATTTACTTATCTTGTCAAAATTCAACATCTAAGTTACTTACCCTACACATTCTtacttttatatttaaataaaatgaaagttaaaatagttatcttatcaaagtcacgaggaaaatgttgtaaggcatgaattggaaatcaaacaggaatgtccactaatatttgtctagtactcgataattggcattttgttctcacttataaatcactttaccatttattccgaataccgttaaaaatgaaatgatctcttaaatcatagtggaccttacaacacagacccgtaatcataacacaatgtaacagataactcaatcatttgacattatcttttaatctcgtcgataaatatattaaacatatattgaaacaattacgtttatgtaaagtattatacatctaatactttgttaatattctcaagttataatatatatatatatatatatatatatatatatatatatatatatatatatatatatatatatatatatatatatatatatatatatatatatatatacaatcatatccatttatataatggttcgtgaatcatcagagtttggtcgaggttaaatgaatgtatgaacatagtttaaaattcttgagattcaatattacaaactttgcttatcgtgtcggaatcatataaagattaaagtttaaatttggtcggaaatttccgggttgtcacactttcaagtgaatggaaccaaaattacttccaTTTATTGCATGCTAGACTTGTATAGAATGTTAGGTATCTTTTGCAGGTTATCAAGGAAGTAATAAGTCCAAAGAAGCAAGTTTTgaactgagtcaaacggctatacaatgaATAGaatttttggactggagcacgtacGGTCGATGGACGGTCGACCGTGACATTGACCGCAGGACTAACGGCTGTATTTTGAATTTCCCTATAGCAAGTCTTGGAGATCATTTAAACTTGGCCCTCTTGCACACTTCAAAGCCCTTATCCTAGTGATCACAAAGCTCTTAAACTACAATCATATTGTGACCAAGCAAGAGATGATTCTATAATCTTAGAGATATAGAATTCAATTTGTAAACTTACTAAACACTTTCATATCTTGTAAGTTTGCATAGTATTATAAtgtccttagaattgtcttagaaTCATTAACATTACTAGTGTATGTTTTGTACTTGTAACGAGAAGCATacactagcttagctatcatcttccttaacgggaactaggaagttgattaatctcattggagattaatacttgtccaaggtgaagacgtgTTGATCTAAGTTAGGATTAATCTTTGTAAGGGACTGAAAGATTAGACTTGTTGCCAAGGTATAAGTACAAAGCTTGTAATGGATTCTTCACCGGATTTGAAGAACGAAGCTTTAGTGAAgcgaaatcccgattagtgaatcggggagtggattaaggtgcattagttaacatccacccgaaccactataaatctttgtgctatgttctttactttacaacTTACATACTCTTGAACATAAACACAACACACATCAAAGTTTGAGTTAAAAGTGATTAGTCAAAACGATCAAAATACTTGATTAATCGAAAaaggtttataaaacgtatcaagtaactattcaccccccctctagttacttacaaagacATTTTAAGGTCTTATTTTGTCTTATGTCTTCAAAAAAACAAACTGTCTTAAATGAAAATGTCTGCCCGCctgcagacataagacataataaagtCTTCAATTGAAAAAACAAACACCACCTTAGTCTCTTGTAATGCCAAAATGCTCGGTTTCTCATCAAAATAAAGTTTGTTAACCCAACCAAAACCACCCTCTTTCTCGATCGAAACCACGTATATTTAAGGAGATTATTTTCATAGAAACATGATAAAAATGGGATGGACAGCGACTTTCAGTAACGAGATGGACGCTTCCCATATTCACGCACCTCTGCACTGTTCTTTGACTTCGAGATCCCGTTTAAAACCTTATTTGAGTTCAGTGACTTCGAATTGTAGGGTTTACTATTATAAGAAACATTTGTTCTACCCTTTGAATTCTGTGGATGAGAAATTCGTGAATTTCGTGACCTGCTATTACTTGGTTTTTTACTGCACTCTTTGCAACTaccattctattattattattattattattattattattattattattattattattattattattattattattattattattaattattattattattattattattattattattattattattattattattattattattattattattattattattattattattatcgtcgttattattattgtcgctattattattatataatagttattattgttattatcattatcgttatcaatataagtattatctttaaaaattgttattgttattattaatactatcgttattatcactaaaggttattattaatattaattattaacattgatTTTATGagtgaaattatcattattattaaaaattaacattttataaaaactattattttattatttttatcattattgttattattaaaagtatcattaatattaaaattagcacttttattaaaattatcatttataatagaaatatcattttttattataaaatattatcattattatcatattaggattattattattaaggaatatcatttttgatagaattatttttataaaatattattattactattcttattcttattatgataattattattattatatatagtaaatattattattaatataaattatatttttttactaatattaaagtatcgatactatcaattttcatttaaaatttatcattgttattaaaactatcattctattaaaattattattattatttaaaattatcgttactaccaattttattagtattattaatgtcataattattattaccattattatttatattaaaatacttataataacattatcattattattatcattattattattacaaaataatacaacttttactcattattattattatcaatagtattttacgtaatacaaagatatttttaccaaacGTAATAGAATTACATTAATaaaacataccactatatttttataatattaaatgaactttataaattttattacttgagatataaaaaaatatatttttatcatatataaactttaatataaatttttatttattaataaatggtttgtattatttactataataaaatctgataaatatatttatatatataaacgactatatctaagttatataataaacatgtatagtttttgaaagttattttgggtcaaactgacttttgttgacttttgcatatcgatctcgagcattaggattgtgatacactatgacttgacctaaattgttagacagatattgatcattatataaatatatatatacttaatataggttcgtgaatccgaggccaaccctgcacttgttcagtgccgtcatatgcataattgctacgaaatacagtattgtgagtttcatttgttccctttttaaatgcttttgcaatatatatttttgggactgagaatacatgtgttgcttttataaatgttacatagacacaagtaatcgaaactacattctatagttggattatcgaatcgaatatcaccctttttagtctggtaatctaagaattagggaacataaaccttaattgacgcgaatcctaaagatagatctattgggcctaacaaaccccatccgggttacggatgctttagtacttccattttatcatgtccgatgagagtcccgaaatgatggggatattctagacgcgttttgttaatgtcgattaccaggtgttcaccatatgaatgatttttatctctatgcagtttttgcaaaatgcctgatgtgagatgatatttatgagaaatggaaatgaaaatcttgtggtctattaaaataatggaaataaatatttatgataaactaatgaactcaccaaccttttggttgacacttgaaagcatgtttattctcaggtttgaaagaaatctttcgctgtgcatttgctcattttaaagatattacttggattcattcatggcatatttcaaatgacgttgcattcaagtcattgagttcaataaagattattattaagtaaatgacagattaggtcatttatagtttggatattatgaaatggtatgcatgcctgtcaactttcaatgtaatgaaagtctgtcttttaaaaacgaatgcaatatttgtaaaatgtatcatatagaggtcaaatacctcgcaatgtagccatatgttattgtatttgtccttatggatttggacgggtcacttCATCTCTTGACTCATTGTACTCCGTAGATAGGACTTCAATaactttagttttgaaaaactacttTCTGCTGATGCTACCATGACTGGTACGATTAACAAAATCTTGTATGCAAGTAAGATTTTGGGAAACAAATCCATTTCCTTCGTAAACTCCCTAATTTGAATAGATGTCCAATGTCTTTCTCCCTCATATGCCTTTTTTGGCAACATGTCCTTCAAAACTTTTAGCTCCATAAACAATTCATTTCCATCGATATCAGAATCATTATCACATGTCAAAGCAGATTCAAGATTCATACAACATTCTTTCAAGTTGACAATATCTAAATAAGCCAACTTTAATGCATCAAACAAGAAACCAAAAATTGATTCAAAATTTTTCATTTGTTTAAATCTACTATTTAATTGTACAAGAGTCATATCAACTAAAGCAATAAAATAATATGTTCTAAATAGATCTTTAGCAGATTGTTGTTCTCTTTCAGTCTTTAGGATCTCATCAAATTGCTTTTTCCTATAAGATGCACGTTTTACAGAATATTCAGGTTCTAATTCAACAGTTTCTGCAATTTGATTAGCTTCATTAATAGCGCTGTCCAACCCATTTTTcctataatttttaaaataattaatcaCAAATTTTTACTGCAACATCAAGAAGAATATCTTTAAACTGTAGCTTCttactaactaaactaattttaaataaaatttcaTACCAAATAATCAAACTCAAATTAAATTCAAAACTTGAAAATTCATCATTTATCAACGATTCAACATCTCTACACACTTTTGCATCAATACTAAcctcatttaattttattaaagctTTTTTTACTTGGGAAACTTGAGTTTTAATAGCTTTAACACTCTCTACACGACTTTTCCATCGAGTAACAGAtaatgattttaaaatttaaaattagttCATCAATATAGTCAAGTAAAATGCTCCACCGTTTTGTTGAACTAGAGAAGATGTTTTATAGTGTTTGACATGTACCAAAAAAAGACTTTGATTTATGACAAGAATGTGtcatatcacacaatatcaaattaAGACAATGACAACCAAAAGGCATATAAAAAGCTCTTTGGTTTATTTCAAGTAACCTTGCTTGAACACCTGAATGTTGTCCCTTCATATTAGATTCATTATCATACCATTGTCctctaatatatttaatatatatatcaagaGATTTTAAAACATCTTGTGTTACTTTAAAAAGACATAAACATGTTGTATCTTCTACAATCAAAACTCTATAAAGAACTCTTATACTTTAATAGGAGTACTCGACACATTAGTAATTAAGGTCATTTGTTCTTGGTGACTTACATCAGCGGTGCAATTGAGAATTACTAAATAGTACCTTGCCTCTTTTTTTCTTAAGTATTGCACATTTTTTACCTCGTATATTCATTTTGAATTTTATGACTTAGATAATGATAATGAATTTCTTTATTTTGAATACTTTGCAAATGTTTATTCATAATAGGATCAAATTCACCAATCATTTGAAGTATGCCTAAAAAGTTTCAATTAGAATTTTCATAAAGTTTCTCATTTATTCCACGAAACGGCAAATTATATTGTGATAAACATTTAACAACATCGATTattttaactaaaactccgttcccATGTAAAGGGTTGGCCTTGTCCCCGACCATAACAGAATCAAGTGATCTTGTTAGTCTAACTTAACATCAATGAATCTAACGAAAGCAAACCTATGACCGTTCATGAGTCGCTTTTTAGCAAGATAGATATCACGACCTGACCCATTTTTTTAAAAGAGTCTCCATAGATCCAGGGCCTACCAATGTTCCAGAAAGTTGAAGAACATGTACGATGTCAAACGGTTGCCGCTACGCCAGTTTTAAAGTCGTTCCTAATGTCTCCGTTGTATTCTGCGATGCTATTCATACCCTCTGATTCTCTCTCTTgcactctctctcatctctcttttCGATTCTTTGAGGTACATATGATGTATGtattatgtatttatgtatatgtatagagATTATAAATAATATAGCATATGTATGtattatgtatttatgtatatgtatagagATTATAAATAATATAGCAACAATGTGAACTTGTCACGGTTTCTGTCTCATTTTTTAGTACcgtcatttatttatttcattataGTTTCAGTCAGAAAAATTTCAATCAGATTTCTTTGAATATGAGGGAATATCGGTGATCATCTAATTTAATTTAACTCCCACAAAATGTGCTAAATGATAATAAAATGGGACACAGAGAATATCTATAGTACGAAAAATGTGTCTAGTTATAAGTTAGTTAATTAACGATAGCCCAGAAAAACCTAACgtcatatatagaaatcatatcATAAAAGCCGAATTACTCTAATATAGATGGCCGGGTTAAATCAGTTGAATTTTGTGGAGCTATACTCCTCTAGTAAGACTGTAAGAGCATCGTGTATCTCCAAAAAAGTTAGTTGATCATGGGCACAATACGTGAGACCATGTCCACTTTTTTATAAGCAGTAGATATATATGTTTATGAAAATAATGGTTATGTTTTCCAAAACAAGCAGTCCGTTAAATTTTAAAAGCAGTAGATATATATTTATGATGCGGCTTGTTCAGATCTTTCATTCCATTTTACTCGTCGTCGGATCTTTTGTGGGCGTGATGTTGTTGTCGGCGTTGTTGACTCTGTTGACTTCGGTAAATAGAcctcgggttaggtgttcttgggttgcccggtgaGTGGTTTGGATTGGCGGTTTTTGAGGAGTGAAGATGCGGTGTTGGATTCGGGGTCGGGTTATGTGTTTGTGTTTTAGGCTTAGGTTTGGTGGGTTTTGTTTGTTTGACATTTTATTTGTAATTCCTATAGTGTTAATGTGTCGTTCATATTGTTTAGAACGAACATTGTTTGTGTCACTGAGTTTTGGTCGTATGTAACCATGTACGCTCACTAGAGATCGTTATGATCTGTTCAATGTTGCTCCACCGGAACCTTggttctattatatatatacatattaatatttttgccaaaaaaaaagatatatatttatgtattatccAAAAATCAATAAAATTTAAAAGAACTCATCAGTTCTTAAAAAGGGCATCTGCAAGCAAGATGCAGACAACTACTACTAGAAGGCTATCTTGTACCCACAACCACCTACATTCATTGGAATACTATTAAAATTATATGTACACCACTAAACATAAATTataattgttggtgattttagtatgATCCAACATAATCAATGTTTTAGGTTATTGAATTACTTGGTTGAGAGTGGAAGTGATTGTTTGATACTCTACACGAATCCGgaaagtgtggagtacacgttcgtaaagagTTAGAACAACCACTTAGTGTATAGTTGAACTTGGATGGAAAACTTAGAGCAAAACAAGACATATCAAAATCCTGTTATAGGGTGCGCCGCGGCTAGACGAGCCGCGTCGCGGCTTAACAAGCGTTTTGAGTTTCGAGGTATTTTGTTGATTTTGATATTTGATGAAGCTTTA
Proteins encoded in this region:
- the LOC139863743 gene encoding uncharacterized protein — encoded protein: MRKNGLDSAINEANQIAETVELEPEYSVKRASYRKKQFDEILKTEREQQSAKDLFRTYYFIALVDMTLVQLNSRFKQMKNFESIFGFLFDALKLAYLDIVNLKECCMNLESALTCDNDSDIDGNELFMELKVLKDMLPKKAYEGERHWTSIQIREFTKEMDLFPKILLAYKILLIVPVMVASAESSFSKLKLLKSYLRSTMSQEMK